Within Actinoplanes sp. L3-i22, the genomic segment CTGACCAGGTCGGCGTCGTCGGCCACCTCGTCGGTGGCGAGCGACTCGAGGACCGCGCCCTCGCCGGAGAACCCCCGGTACGGCTCCGGGGACAGCGTCAGCGACAGCCGCAGGGTGGGCATGTTCAGCTCCCACGTGCTGGCCACCGGCTGGCTGCCCGCGGCGACGGCGGGGCCGTAGACGCGCAGGCCCGTCGCGTACCGAAGGAAGGGTTTCAAAGCGGCCAGGCGGCCGGCGCCCGGCAGGCAGACCGCGCCCGGCGCGGGCCGGGAGGTGAAGCGCAGCGAACGACCGGCCGGAATCGCCCACAGGACCGACTTGTCGGTGGCCGGCAGCCGGTTGAACAGCGCGCGGGCGTCGGCGACCCCGATCTCGGCGCGCGGGTCGAAGCGCGCGGTCAGCACCTGGGCCTCGGCGAAGCCGCGCAGCCAGCGCGACGGCAGCGGCACCTTCCGCTCGACCAGCGGGCCGTCGAACGTGGTCACCGTCAGGTCGTCGGGGCCGACCGCGACGTGCATCGGATCGGACCGGCCGACCCGGGTCAGCGCCCGCTGCAACGGCAGGTTGACGTCCACGTTCGTGGTGCCGTGGGCGACGATCTCGCCGTCCAGCCCGCCGGGGAGCACGTCGAGCCGGGCGTAGACGCCGCAGCAGCCGGAGAACGACTCGAAGCGCAGCCGGTCCGAGCCGGCGGTGACCACCGGGTCGAGGCTGGCCGGGGGAAGCGGGCGGAAATATCGCGTCCGGGCGACCTCGGCCACGGCCAGCAGGCCGGTCGCCGCGGCGCCGGGCGAGGTCAGGAAGCCGGTGAAGAAGCGGGGATGGGCGGTGGGGCCGCCAGAGGTCTGCAAGGTCAGCCCGTCGTCCAGAGTCGACGAACCGAGGTACGAGTAAGCCGCGGTAACCATGCGCGAAAACCTAGAAGAGGGGTACGACAATTTCACGCCCGCCGCCGCAACAGCAGCATCGAGCCGCGCACGAACCGCAGCGCGAGCAGCACGAACGCCACCGTCACGACGTGCGCGACGATCCCGGCGACCGAGGCGTTGCCGTAGGCGGCGCCCACCCGGAGGTCTCCGGCGACCGCGCCGGCCCCGATCAGCACGGCCAGCACGAGCACCGTCACGATCGCTCCCCGCGGCGAGGTGGCCGTGGGCGCCGGGCCGACCTTCGAGCTCGGGTGCAGCTGCCCGGCCGGCGTGCCGATCAGCTCCCGCTGGTCCGATTCGGCGGCGTAGTGCCGGAGCGTCGCGGCGGCGAACTCGGGCACCACCCCGTCCACCCGCAGCTTGCCCGGGTTGACCACCCAACCGCTGGTTCTGATCAGCTCCGGCGCGCGGTAGCGCAGGTGCACCTCGAACGGCCCGCTCCAGATCTGACCGGGATCGATCGCCGCCCACGGCACCGTGACCGTGCCGGCGAACTTGTCCGCCCGCAGCCCCTCCGAGCTGATCGTGAGACCGATTCCGGTCAGCGTCGCGCGGGCACAGAGCCCGAGGAACACGACGATGAACGCGCCGAGCGACCACGTCATCGGGAGGATGTCGGTCTCGGTGTCCGGGACGATCAACACGAACCCGAGAATGCCCAGCATGGCGATGTTGAGCAGCGGCAACGTGCCGGCCCGCGGGGTCCGCAGCGTCCGGCTCGGCTCGTCGGTGACGAACGCCGGGCGGGCCTGCCCCGGCCGCAGCACGGAAACCGCGACGAGAAGACCCAAGATCAACGACAAAATACTGAGGGCGATCAGTACGACGGCGGCGGGCTCCGGTGGCACGCCGAGCGCGACCGCGATCACGATCAGCGCCACCACCACCGCCGCGATGAGCAGGAGCGGCATGCACCGTCGATGGGCCGCCGCCGACAACCTCGAGATCATCGGCGGATGATAGGGGAGATCAGCGCTTCCGATCCCGGCGGTACTCCTTGATCACCCGGAGGCCGTGACCGACGATCGTGGCCGCGACGGCGCCCCCGACGATGCGGAAGGCGAAGTTGGACGCCGACTCGTCCCCGGCGGCGTTCTCGACCCAGGCGCCGGCCGCGCAGAAGGCGACGAGCGCGAGCGCCACGACGGTCAGCCGCTTCGCGAGCCGGGCCCGGGTCCAGGGCTTGACCTCCTCGTCGTCGTCCTCGTCGTCGTCACCCGGCGGCGGCAGCGGGGGCTCGTCGGCGATCGCCCGGAACAGCCGCTCGTGTCCGGCCGTGGTGCCGATGCCGGCCCGGTCCTCGGGATGGGCCAGGTAGTGCCGCAGGGCGGCGGCGATCGTCGGCAACGGGACGCTGCCGATCGTCAGCCACTCGCGAAAGACCAGCAGGCCGGTCGCTTTGACCAGTTCGGGCCGGCGGTACGCGATCTCCAGTTCGTTGCTCTCGACCACGGGTGGCTTCGCCTGGTCGAGCGCTTCCCAGGGAAAGGTCACCGTGCCGCGGGCCTTGTCGGCGTGCACGCCGGCCGGGGTGAGGGTGATGCCGTCCCCGGACCAGAGCGTCCGCCAGTAGAGGAGGAAGCCGGCGGCGACCGTCGGGAGCAGGAACCGGTCCTGGAAGCTGCCGTGCGCGAAGTCCGGCGGGTAGAGCAGGAGCAGCCCGAGCGTGGCGAGGTGGCCCACGCCGACGACCGCGAGCGTGCCGCTCGGCCGGGTCCGGAACGCGTGATCGGCCTCGATCACCAGGAACGACGGCTCGCGGCGCCGGTCGCCGAAGATGATGACCAGCCAGAGCACGATTGCCAGGCCGACCGGCACGGCCAGCACGACGGCGAGGTGGTCCGGGTCGAAGCCGCGCAGCCGGGCGACGTCGGCCGTCGCGGCCACCAGGGCCATCGTGATCAGAAGCAGCCGGCGGTTCCGGTCCAGCGCGGCATTGAGGTTCATGATCACCGGGAAAGTGTAAAAGCGGGCCCCGCGACCGGGGGAGTCGCGGGGCCCGCTGTGCGAGGAGGAACGTCCTACTTGGTGGCGGTCAGGTCGTAGATCGTGGACCCGCCGACCGTGGTGGCCGTGTAGTTCGCGGCGACCCAGGTGGCGATCTGCGCGGAGTCCGAGGTGCCGCCGCCCTGGCCACCGCCGCCCATCCCGCCGCCGGAGATGAAGTAGTGGATCTGCCCGGACGCCACGTAGGCCTGGAACTGCGCCAGCGTGGGGGAGGGGTCGCTGCCGTTCCAGCCGCCCAGGGCGATCACCGAGGTGCCGGAGGCGAGCTCCAGGTCGGCGGCCGAGGTGGCGCCGCTGACCGCCGCGGACCACTTGTTCGTGCTGGCCTTGAGCAGGGCGGTCAGCTCGCTGTTGCTGCTGCTGCCACCCCCGCGGCCGCCGCCCATCCCGCCGCCGGTCGGCGCGCCACCGGCGGACGAGCCGGTGGTGGACGAGTCACTGGTGGACGAATCGCCGGAGGCCGAGGTGGAGGGCTGCGTCGAGGTCGAGGACGAGGACGATGACGAGGACGGCGGGGCGCCGGCTCCGCCCGTACGGGAAAATCCGCCGCCGCCTGGACCACCGCCCATGCCGGACGTTCCGGACGGCCCGGAGGTGGGAATGGAGCCCGTATGGGCGACCCCGACCGTGGCGGTCGCGTAAGCCGCGCTGCCCAGCCCGGCCGACAGCACGCCGGCGACGATGCCGATCACCGCGAGTCGTCGCAGCTGCGCCGCGGGGGCGATCAACGCGATCGAGGCGATGATCCCGGCGGCGAGCGCGGCCCACCGGATCGCCGGCATCCATTCGGTACGGCCCAGGAGGACCCAACCCCACCCCGCGGTCGCGAGGATCATCGCGGCGAGCACGATCCGGGCCCACATCTGCGCGCGGTAGAGCCAGAGCACGCGGGCCCCGATCCCGACCAGCGCCGCGATCGACGGAGCCAGGGCGATCGTGTAGTACGGATGGATCGTGCCGCTCATGTACGAGAACGTCACCCCGGTGACCAGCAGCCACCCGCCCCAGAGCAGCATCCCGGCGCGTGCCCGGTCGGTCCGCGGCGCTGTCCAGGTCACCGCGAGCACCGCGACTAGGGCGATCAGCGCGGCCGGCAGCAGCCAGGAGATCTCCGTGCCCATCGACGTGCCGAAGAGCCGCCCGATGCCGGTGGCTCCGCCGAAGCCGACGTTACCCCCGCCTCCGCCGCCCCCGCCACCGTTGCCGGAGCCGCCGAGGATCCGGCCGAGGCCGTTGTAGCCGAGCGCGAGTTCCCACAGCGTGTTGTTGGTCGACCCGGCGATGTAGGGCCGGGACGACGCCGGCCAGAGCGACACCAGCGCGATGAACCAGCCGGCCGAGACGACCAGGGCCAGCCCGGCCAGCAGCAGGTGCCTGATCCGCCTGCCGATCGTGGTCGGCGCGGCGACCAGGTAGACCAGCGCCATCGCCGGCAGCACCAGGAACGCCTGCATCATCTTGGTCAGGAAGCCGAACCCGAGCAGCACCCCGGTCAGGGCCAGCCACTTCGCGCTGGCCTGCTCGGTGGCCCGGACCGTGGTGTACGCCGCCGCCGTCATCAGCAGCACGAGCAGCGCGTCCGGGTTGTCGTAGCGGAACATCAGCACCGCGACCGGGGTGAGGGCCAGCGCCGCCCCGGCGAGCAGCCCGGCGGCCGGCCCGAACCAGCGCTTGACCGCCAGGTAGAGCAGCCACACGCTGGCCACGCCCATCAGCGCCTGCGGCGCCAGGATCGACCAGCTGTTCACTCCGAAGATGCGCGCGGACAGGCCCATCACCCACATCGCGGCGGGCGGTTTGTCCACGGTGATCGCGTTCCCGGCGTCCAGCGAGCCGAACAGCCAGGCCTTCCAGCTCTGCGCGCCGGCCTGCGCGGCGGCGGCGTAGAAGCTGTTGCCCCAGCCGGACTCGCTGAGGTTCCAAAGGTACAGAACCGCCGTTGCCAGCAGGAGCATGACCAAGGGGACACGCTGGCGGATGGTCGTCGTCATGGGACTAACCTCGTGGGCGGTGCTACGGCGGCCCTGTGATCAATCTGTGGGCCGCCTATGAGACCTAGATCGCCCGCGTGCGGCAGCGGTACGTGCCACGATGGGCGAAGTGTGCGAGTCCCAGGTCCGGGAGTGGGAGAGATGAGCGAACACGTTTCCGACAGCGCCGAATGGCAGGCGCTCCAGGGTCACGCGGAGAAGTTCTCGGCGGTCCACCTGCGCGACCTGTTCGACAGCGAGCCGCAGCGTGGCGAGCGCTACGCCGCCGAGGTCGCCGACCTGTACATCGACTACAGCAAGAACCTGGTCACCGACGAGGTCCTGACCGCGCTGTTCGCGCTGGCCGGGCGGGCGAAGCTGAGCGAGCGGATCACCGCGATGTTCGCCGGCGAGCACATCAACGTCACCGAGGACCGGGCCGTCCTGCACACCGCGCTGCGGCTGCCGCGCGACGCGTCCCTGGTCGTGGACGGGCAGGACGTGGTCGCCGACGTGCACGGGGTCCTCGACCGGATGGGCGCGTTCGCCGACAAGGTGCGCTCGGGCGAGTGGGTCGGGCACACCGGGCAGCGGATCACGACGATCGTGAACATCGGCATCGGCGGTTCCGACCTCGGTCCGGTGATGGCCTACGAGGCGCTGAAGGACTACTCGCAGCGGGACATCGAGGCGCGGTTCGTCTCCAACATCGACCCGACCGATCTGTACGAGAAGACGCGCGACCTGGACCCGGCGACGACGCTGTTCATCATCGTGTCGAAGACGTTCACCACCCAGGAGACGCTCACCAACGCGCGCGAGGCTCGTGAATGGCTTCTGCGCGGTTTGTCCGATCAGGAAGCCGTCGCGAAGCACTTCGTCGCGGTGAGCACCAATGCCGAAAAAGTTGCTGATTTCGGCATTAACACGGACAACATGTTCGGCTTCTGGGACTGGGTCGGCGGCCGCTACTCGCTCCCGTCCGCGGTCGGCCTCTCCGTGCTGATCGCGATCGGCAAGGAGCAGTTCGCCGACATGCTCGCCGGCTACCACAAGCTCGACGAGCACTTCCGGAACACCCCGGTCGAGCGGAACGTCCCGGCGCTGCTCGGCCTGATCAACGTCTGGTACGACACGTTCCTCGGCGCCCAGTCGCACGCGGTCCTGCCGTACGCGCAGTACCTGCACCGTTTCGCCGCCTACCTCCAGCAGCTGACCATGGAGAGCAACGGCAAGTCGGTCCGGCTGTCCGGCGAGCGGGCCACCTTCCAGACCGGCGAGGTCTTCTGGGGCGAGCCCGGCACCAACGGCCAGCACGCCTTCTACCAGCTGATCCACCAGGGCACCAAGCTGATCCCGGCCGACTTCATCGGCTTCAGCAAGCCCAACCACGACATCGGCGAGATGCACGACCTGCTGATGTCGAACTTCCTGGCCCAGACCGGCGCGCTCGCCTTCGGCAAGACGCTGGAGCAGGTCCAGGCCGAGGGCACCCGGCCCGAGGTCGCGCCGCACCGGGTCATGCAGGGCAACCACCCGACCACGACGATCCTCGCGGACGGGCTGACGCCGAACACGTTCGGCCAGTTGGTGGCGCTCTACGAGCACATCACGTTCACCCAGGGCGTGATCTGGGAGATCAACTCGTTCGACCAGTGGGGCGTGGAGCTCGGCAAGGCGATGGCCAACCAGGTCGCGCCGAAGCTGACCTCGGCCGAGGCGCCGGCCGACGACGCCGACTCGTCGACGAACACGCTGATCAAGAGGTACCGGGCCGCCCGCGGTCGCTGATTTTGTCGTAGGGGTTCTCTAGGCTCAGCGCTGTGGACGTGGACACGGCGCTGAGCCTTCGCATGACGAGCCTGCTGCTCGGCGACATCTCGGAAAAATCCGTTATAGGGGTCACCACCTGGTTCGGCGCGATGCAGGCGCAGGACCTGAACAGCGTGCTGTGGTCGCTCGGCACCCGGTTGCCCGGCCGCACGTTGCCGGAGATCGTCGCCGCCACCGAGGAGCGCGACGTCGTCCGCACCTGGCCGATGCGCGGCACGGTCCACCTGATCCCGTCCGCCGACGCGCACTGGATGCTCGACCTGACCGGCGTCCGCGCGCTGGCCGGCGCGGAGAAGCGCCGCGCGATGCTCGGCCTCTCCGGGGCGGATGCGGACAAGGCCGCCGAGATCCTCGGCGCCGCCCTGGCGGGCGGCGGCCGGAAGACGCGATCTGACTGCGTGGCCACTCTCAACGAGGGCGGCGTCCAGGTGAGCGGCCAGTTGGGCTACCACCTGCTTTGGTACGCGAGTCAGCGCGGCGTCACGGCGATCGCCCCGAACGAGGGCTCCGAGCAGACGTTCGTGCTGCTCGACGAGTGGGCGTCGGAGCGGAACACGCCGTCCCGCGAGGAGGCGCTGGGCATCCTGGCGCACCGCTATTTCCGCAGTCACGGCCCCACCACGGCCAAGGACTTCGCCGGCTGGACGATGCTCACGATGAAGGACGCCAAGGCCGGGATCGCCGCCGCCGGCCTGACCGCGGTCGACGTCGACGGCACCGGGATGTGGGCCGACCCGGCCGTCCTGGCGGCCGGCCCGGTCCGTGGCTGGCATGCGCTGCCCGGCTTCGACGAGTACATGCTGGGCTACAAGGACCGCTCGATGATGGCCACCCCGGCGCAGCTGAAAAGCATCATCCCCGGTGGGAACGGGGTCTTCCAGTCGACGCTGGTGCAGGACGGCAGGGTCCGTGCGGTCTGGAAACGCACGCTGGGCAGGAAGGCGGTGTCGATCGCGGTGTCCCCGCAGACCGACTTCACCGCCAGGGACTGGTCGGCCGCCGAGGAGGCGCTGCAGCCGTTCGGGGCATTTGTCGGCCTCCCGGTGACTGTTAAGAAACTTGAATAAATGACTGTTAAGAACCCTTGATATTTGTGAACGTGAAAGCCACGATGTGGTGGCACAGGTCACGTTCGATGTTCGAGGGAGTCGCCATGGGAGTTCGACGCCAGTTGCTGGCGCTGGTCGCCGGGGTGGGGGTGGCGCTCGGCTCGATCGTCGCGTTCTCCGCGACCGGTGAGGCCGCCGTCGCCTGCTCGTCCGTGACCTGGACCGAGGGTCCGACATACACCGTCGGCCAGCAGGTGACCTACCAGTCCAAGCTGTACCAGGCGCTGGTCACCCACACGGCGTACGTCGGCACCGGCTGGAACCCGGCCGCGACCCCGACCCTGTGGAAGGACCTCGGCGCCTGCACCGGCGGCGGCACCCCGACCCCGTCGGTCACCACCAGCAAGACGCCCACGCCCTCGCCGACGGTGTCCACCCCGACGCCGACCCCGACCACCAGCACCCCGCCGCCCACCGGCTGTGCCACCCGGGGCCGCCCGGCCGGCAAGGTCCTGCAGGGCTACTGGGAGAACTGGGACGGCGCGTCCAACGGCGTGCACCCCGGCCTCGGCTGGATCCCGATCAACGACTCCCGGATCACCCAGCACGGCTACAACGTGCTGATGGCCGCGTTCCCGGTGATCCGCTCGGACGGCACGGTGCTGTGGGAGAACGGCATGGACGCCGGCGTCAAGGTGCCCACCGCCGCCGAGATCTGCGCGGCCAAGGCGCAGGGCGCGACGATCCTGATGTCGATCGGCGGCGCGGCGGCCGGCATCGACCTGAGCTCCAGCACGGTCGCCGACCGGTTCGTGTCGACCATCGTGCCGATCCTCAAGGCGAACAACTTCGACGGCATCGACATCGACATCGAGACCGGCCTCTCCGGCAGCGGCAGCATCAACACGCTCTCCGCGTCGCAGTCGAACCTGATCCGGATCATCGACGGGGTGCTCGCGGCGATGCCGTCGAACTTCGGGCTGACCATGGCGCCGGAGACGGCGTACGTGACCGGTGGCAGCGTGACCTACGGCTCGATCTGGGGCTCGTACCTGCCGATCATCAAGAAGTACCTGGACAACGGCCGGCTGTGGTGGCTGAACATGCAGTACTACAACGGCTCGATGTACGGGTGCTCGGGTGACTCGTACTCGGCCGGCACCGTCCAGGGCTTCACTGTGCAGACCCAGTGCCTCAACAACGGGCTGACGATCCAGGGCACAACCATCAGGATTCCGTACGACAAGCAGGTCCCCGGCCTGCCCGCCCAGTCCGGTGCCGGTGGCGGTTACATGGCCCCGTCGCTGGTCAGCCAGGCGTACAACTCGGTCCCGTCGATCAAGGGCCTGATGACCTGGTCGATCAACTGGGACGGCTCGAAGAGCTGGACCTTCGGCGACAACGTGAAGGCCCTCCAGGGCCGTTAACCAACCGTTCACCTCCCGAAGTCTTGATCTTGTCCGCCCAGGATCAAGGATGTACAGGCGCGGCGCCCCTCGGGGTGCCGCGCCTTTCCTTGTTCCGTCGTCTTTCCTTGTTCTGTCATTTCCCTGTTTCGTCGTTTTCCCTGTTTCGTCGTGGAGTGGACCAGAAGTGAAGATGTCTGCCCTGGACCGGGCCGTCGCCCGGGTCGCCGGCGACGGCGCCCGCGCCCTCGCCAACCGTTTCCTGAGCGTCTCCACCGACCCGTGCCAGGGTGACCCGGGAGCGCTCACGCTGCGCGAGGCCGCCGGTCGTGGCGACTGGCCGGCGGTGCGGGCGTTCCTGGCCGGCGTCACCGATCCCGGCGCCCGTTCCTTCTACCTGAGTCGCGTCGCCGAGGTGAAGGGCGCCCAGATCTGGCTCGAGCGCGCGGTCCAGGAGAACTCCGCGGACAACCTGGCCATGCTGACCTACGGCCTCCGGCTGATCGTCTGGGCCTGGGAGGCCCGGGGCAGCGGCGCGGCGGTCTTCGTCTCCGCAGGACATGCGCGCCAGTTCGGCGAGCGGCTGGCCCGGGCCGAGGCCGTGCTCGGCGAGGTGGCCGCCCGGAATCCGGGCGACCCGGACGCCTGGGCCGGGCTGCTCACCTGCAACCGGGGCCTGCAGCGCGGTCTCGACGAGGCCTGGCGCCGGTTCGACCGGTCCCGCGCGGCCGATCCCTACCACTGGCGCGCGCACGCGAGCATGCTGCAGCAACTCTGTGGCAAGTGGGGCGGCGACGACCAGACGGCGCACCGGTTCGCGGTCGAGGCGGCGTTCACCGCCCCCGAGGGCAGCGCGATCACCTGCCTGGTCCCGGAGGTGCACATCGAGATCTGGGTGGGCGGCGCCGGGCAGAAGCACATCCGTCGCCCGGACGTGATCGAGGAGATCCGCAAGGCCGCGGCCTGGGGGCCGGGCAGCCCGGCCTACCGTCCGTTCCCCGGCGACGCGGCGGTGCACAACCTGTTCGCCCGTGCCTTCATGAACGCGAAGGTGCCGGCCGAGGCGGCGCCGCACTTCGCCGCGGCCGGCACTCGGGTCGTCGGCCAGGTCTGGGCTGATGCCGCCTACTTCTGGCCGGAATCCCTGATTCACCTCTCCTACCTGAGCGAGCGGGCCAGGGCCTCTCGCTGACCGGCCGGTCCTTCTCGTCGATGGTTTTCCCGGCCTGCCCCTATCGCGTCGTTGACATGCGGGAAAGGGCTTTCTAGGGTCGGGAGTCAATCGATGAGGAGGAATCTATGAAGCGGCGCTCCCTGATCTCGATTCCCGCGGCGACCCTGGCCACCGGCCTGACCGACCCGTCCGTTGCGGCGGCGGCCGGGTTCCCCGTTACCGGGTCCGAGGCCGCCGGGTTCTCCGTCGCCGGGTCCGAGGCCGCCGGGTTCTCCCTTGCAGGGTCCGAGGCGGGCGAGTTTGAAAGTCCGGCCGTGATCGATGGCAACCTGCCGGTCTTCCACGACCGTCTAAGGGATGAGCTCGACTTCCCGCTCGCCTGGCCGAAAAGCCGCGAGCGGGACTTCCGCACCTGGAAGCGCCGGGCCCGCGCCAAGGTCGAGGAGCTGCTCTGGCAGCCCGAGGACCGCACTCCCTTCAACGTGGAGGTCATCGATGAGCAGCCAGGGAACGGATTTCGCCGGCGGCAGCTGGTCTTCGACGTCACGCGGCACAGCCGGGTCCGGGCGACCATGCTCGTCCCGGAGGGCGCCGGGCCGTTCCCCGCCGCGTTGCTGCTGCACGACCACGGGGCGAAGTTCGACATCGGCAAGGAGAAGATGATCGAGCCGTGGTTCGACGACACCCGTCTCGCCTCCGCGCGGGCGTGGGCCGACAGGTACTTCAGCGGCCGTTTCGTCGGTGACCAGCTGGCCGCCCGGGGCTACGCGGTGCTCGCCGTCGACGCGCTCGGCTGGGGTGACCGGGGTGGCCTCGCCTACGACGGTCAACAGGCTCTCGCGTCCAACCTATACAACCTCGGCTCCTCGCCGGCCGGGCTGATGGCCCGGGAGGACGTGCGCGCCGCGGCGATGCTGGCCGGCCTGCCCGAGGTGGACGAGCACCGGATCGCGGCGGTCGGCTTCTCGATGGGTGGTTACCGGGCGTGGCAGGTCGCCGCGCTCTCCGACCACATCGCGGCGACCGTCTCGGCCTGCTGGATGACCGGGATGAAGGAGATGATGGTTCCGGGGAACAACACGCTGCGCGGCCAGTCCGCGTTCTACATGCTGCATCCGGGCCTGTCCCGGTTCCTCGACATCCCGGACGTGGCCACGATCGCCGCGCCGCGCCCGATGTTCGTGCTGGACGGGGAGCTGGATCCGCTGTTCAGTGCGGCGGGGCGCGAGGTGGCGTACCGGAAGATGGGTCTGGTCTGGAACGCGCAGCACGCGCGGGACCGTCTGCTGACCCAGGTCTGGCCCGGTCTCGGCCATGTCTTCGTCGAGGAGATGCAGAACGAGGCCTTCGACTGGCTGGACAGCTTCCTGCGCTGACCCGAGCCGAGGCGGCCCAGCAGCCCGACGGCCCGGCAGCCCGACGGCCCGGCAGCCCGACGGCCCGGCAGCCCGACGGCCCGGCAGCCCGACGGCCCGGCGGCCCGACGGCCCGGCGGCCCGACGGCCCGGCGGCCCGACGGCCCGGCGGCCCGGCAGCCCGGCGGCCCGGCAGCCCGGCGGCCCGGCAGCCCGGCGGCCCGGCAGCCCGGCGGCGCGGGCGGGTCACGCCGTCTGGCCTCGGGCTCGGGTGGTCCTGGCGACGCGGACGGGTGATGCCGCCGGGCTTTGGCGGGCAGCGCGGGTGGCTTGGCGGCGCGGGCGGTTCGGCGGCGCGGGCGGTTCGGCGGCGTGGGCGGCGCGGGCGGTTTGGCGGCGTGGGCGGCGCGGGCGGTTCGGTGGCGTGGGCGGCGCGAGCGGTTCGGCGGCGTGGGCGGCTCGCGCTTTCCGGCCTCGGGCTCAGACGGTCTGATAGCGCAGGTAGATCACGCCGTTCGCGAAGCGCTGCTGTTCGGCGAGCTTGAGGTCGAGGTGTACGCCCGCCGGCAGGAACCTGGTCCCGCCGCCCACGGCGACCGGGGAGATGAACAGCTGCACCTCGTCGACCAGGCCGGCGCGGAACGCGTGCGCCGCCAGATGCGGGCCGCCGACGCTCAGGTCGCGGTCGGCGGTGTCCTTCATGGCCTGCACGATCTTCGGGTCGAAGGCGCGCTCGATCCTGGTCCGCGCGGTCGTCGCGGCGTCCGGCTCGAGCGAGGTGGAGTAGACGATCTTCTCGGCCGCCTGCCACACCCGGGCGTAGTCGAGCACGGCGGGCGTGGCGTCCGGCCGGTCGTGCGCGTCCTCCCAGAAGCGCATCACCTCGTAGAGACGCCGGCCGTAAAGATAGGTGCCGATCGGCCGTTCCAGGTCGTTGACGAACGAGTGCACCTCCTCGTCCGGCGCGCTCCAGTCGAAATTGCCCTGCTCGTCGTTGATGTAGCCGTCCAGGGACGTGATCCCGGTACAGATCAGCCGTGCCACAACGCCTCCTTCGGTCGCGCGGACTCCTCGACCCCATCCTGTCCCGGCCGAGGCCGTCCGGCACGGAACCGGCGGCCGAGTCGTTGTGTCGGCACCTCGACGTACCGGTGAGTGAGCCACGAGATGCCGAGCACCGCGGCCAGATACCCCGCCGCGACCAGCGGATCGGGCAGCCCCGACTCCAGGAACTGATGACCGATCTGGATCAGCACGTAGTGCACCAGATAGATCGAATAACTCCACACCCCGATCAAGGACAACCACCCTGGGGTACGACGTTCACGGCTGAGCCGTCCGATCGCGAACGCCCCGCCGAACGTCAGCAGGGTGATCACCGACCGGGCCACGTACGTCGGGGTCACCGCGCCCAGCGAATGCAACTCGGCGACCCAGTTCACCAGCAGTGCCGTGCCGACCAGCACGATCGCGAGAATCGCCGGCCACCAGCCGGTCTGCCCCCGATCGGCGCGGTAGATCGCGGTCCCGGTGAACATCACCGCCACGACCAGCAGCCCGTCCCACCCGTGCGCCGGATCCTGACCGATCGCGAGCAGCGTCACCACCAGCCCGCCGAGAAGCACCCCACCCGCGACGACCGCGACCCGCCGGCGAGAGACGACAAGGCCGAGACCGATGACGATCACGGCGGTGACCGGCCAGACCAGCCCGGGGACCGGCCCGGCGAGCGGGGCGGTCGCCACCCCGAGTACGGCGAGCAGCACCGCGATCGGCCCGCTCGCCCGGTGCAGCCGCACCGTGAACAGCGACGTGACCAGCAGATAGAACGCCATCTCGTAGGAGAGCGTCCAGAGCACCGCGGTGACCAGCGGTACATCCAGCAGGAACGGCAGCATGGTCATGTGCCCGACCGCCGCGGTCACCGGCTGTGACGACGAGTAGCCGCCCAGGGCGACCACCGCGGCGATCGCGACCAGGTACATCGGGTAGAGCCGCAACGCCCGGCTGATCCAGAACGCCCGCAGATCGCCGTGCCGTTCCAGCGACGCGGGGATGATGTAGCCGCTGACCAGGAAGAACAGCATCACCCCGGCCGGTCCGGCGTGCAGCCACTCGCCGGTGACCGCGCGCAGATCGGTGAAGACGTACCGGGTCAGGTGGGCG encodes:
- a CDS encoding glycosyl hydrolase family 18 protein; this translates as MGVRRQLLALVAGVGVALGSIVAFSATGEAAVACSSVTWTEGPTYTVGQQVTYQSKLYQALVTHTAYVGTGWNPAATPTLWKDLGACTGGGTPTPSVTTSKTPTPSPTVSTPTPTPTTSTPPPTGCATRGRPAGKVLQGYWENWDGASNGVHPGLGWIPINDSRITQHGYNVLMAAFPVIRSDGTVLWENGMDAGVKVPTAAEICAAKAQGATILMSIGGAAAGIDLSSSTVADRFVSTIVPILKANNFDGIDIDIETGLSGSGSINTLSASQSNLIRIIDGVLAAMPSNFGLTMAPETAYVTGGSVTYGSIWGSYLPIIKKYLDNGRLWWLNMQYYNGSMYGCSGDSYSAGTVQGFTVQTQCLNNGLTIQGTTIRIPYDKQVPGLPAQSGAGGGYMAPSLVSQAYNSVPSIKGLMTWSINWDGSKSWTFGDNVKALQGR
- a CDS encoding dienelactone hydrolase family protein, whose protein sequence is MKRRSLISIPAATLATGLTDPSVAAAAGFPVTGSEAAGFSVAGSEAAGFSLAGSEAGEFESPAVIDGNLPVFHDRLRDELDFPLAWPKSRERDFRTWKRRARAKVEELLWQPEDRTPFNVEVIDEQPGNGFRRRQLVFDVTRHSRVRATMLVPEGAGPFPAALLLHDHGAKFDIGKEKMIEPWFDDTRLASARAWADRYFSGRFVGDQLAARGYAVLAVDALGWGDRGGLAYDGQQALASNLYNLGSSPAGLMAREDVRAAAMLAGLPEVDEHRIAAVGFSMGGYRAWQVAALSDHIAATVSACWMTGMKEMMVPGNNTLRGQSAFYMLHPGLSRFLDIPDVATIAAPRPMFVLDGELDPLFSAAGREVAYRKMGLVWNAQHARDRLLTQVWPGLGHVFVEEMQNEAFDWLDSFLR
- a CDS encoding dihydrofolate reductase family protein; its protein translation is MARLICTGITSLDGYINDEQGNFDWSAPDEEVHSFVNDLERPIGTYLYGRRLYEVMRFWEDAHDRPDATPAVLDYARVWQAAEKIVYSTSLEPDAATTARTRIERAFDPKIVQAMKDTADRDLSVGGPHLAAHAFRAGLVDEVQLFISPVAVGGGTRFLPAGVHLDLKLAEQQRFANGVIYLRYQTV
- a CDS encoding acyltransferase; amino-acid sequence: MSGRWGWLDGLRAVAVLLVLYAHLTRYVFTDLRAVTGEWLHAGPAGVMLFFLVSGYIIPASLERHGDLRAFWISRALRLYPMYLVAIAAVVALGGYSSSQPVTAAVGHMTMLPFLLDVPLVTAVLWTLSYEMAFYLLVTSLFTVRLHRASGPIAVLLAVLGVATAPLAGPVPGLVWPVTAVIVIGLGLVVSRRRVAVVAGGVLLGGLVVTLLAIGQDPAHGWDGLLVVAVMFTGTAIYRADRGQTGWWPAILAIVLVGTALLVNWVAELHSLGAVTPTYVARSVITLLTFGGAFAIGRLSRERRTPGWLSLIGVWSYSIYLVHYVLIQIGHQFLESGLPDPLVAAGYLAAVLGISWLTHRYVEVPTQRLGRRFRAGRPRPGQDGVEESARPKEALWHG